One segment of Leptodactylus fuscus isolate aLepFus1 chromosome 7, aLepFus1.hap2, whole genome shotgun sequence DNA contains the following:
- the DDHD1 gene encoding phospholipase DDHD1 isoform X1 translates to MSHSGHRSPEKNGECDWEEEEEEEDGEAEGEEGQDHRCSSSRRRRRSPMSRGLELHLTGHDFPPVPGLAGSPSEGEDGEDSLQLPGRRRTRSSSSRPRYEIVTELGAEEVRWFYKEEKKSWKPFIGYDSLRIELAYRRLLELSAAPEGDQTAPGEGETGVAGLDVVNIGDVVKIEPVCVRSGLYEVDVAEGECYPVYWNQSDKIPVMRGQWFIDGTWQPLDEDESNLIEQEHLACFRGHQTHDNFDLEVAKPVDHKDVIYHLAPFSLPFLFNWRGYNESTGAPCAKRKRYEAVHSLKLSRSHVDWHSVDEVYLYSDATTSKIARTVTQKLGFSKASSSGTRLHRGYVEEATFEDKPVDTTHIVFVVHGIGQKMDQGRIIKNTAMMRETARKIEEKHFSNQTSEHVEFLPVEWRSKLALDGDTVDSITPDKVRGIRDMLNSSAMDIMYYTSPLYRDELVKGLQQELNRLYNLFCSRNPDFEDRGGKVSIVSHSLGCVITYDIMTGWNPVHVYEQMDQDEEPEAQWISYEEQHLLRELFLTKQRLKELEDRLHGLKNSNTPVLKFKVENFFCMGSPLAVFLALRGIRPGNRGTQDHILPRAICNRLCNVFHPADPVAYRLEPLILKHYSNISPVQIHSSNTTNPIPYKHMRPSLINPSKDTTSMSDTESIPSPSTSPVLPRRHYGESITNIGKASILGAASIGKGLGGMLFSRFARSSATTSQGYEVKEAADGEDKKSAQSQSTTTSQTIPHSISGSLDTVDLEHRIDFELREGLVESRYWSAMTSHTAYWSSMDVALFLLTFLYKDGQLDDEDKLGVDEL, encoded by the exons ATGAGTCACTCCGGGCACCGGTCACCGGAGAAGAACGGTGAGTGCGactgggaggaggaagaagaagaagaggacggGGAGGCCGAGGGAGAGGAGGGGCAGGATCACCGGTGTTCCTCCTCCCGTCGCCGCCGCCGTTCTCCCATGTCCCGGGGCCTGGAGCTGCACCTGACTGGCCACGATTTCCCCCCGGTGCCGGGTCTGGCCGGGTCCCCCTCAGAGGGCGAGGATGGGGAGGATAGTCTGCAGCTCCCGGGCAGGCGGCGGACCCGCTCCAGCAGTTCCCGGCCCCGCTATGAGATTGTCACGGAGCTTGGCGCGGAGGAGGTGCGCTGGTTCtacaaggaggagaagaagagctGGAAACCCTTCATCGGCTACGACTCCCTGCGCATTGAGTTAGCTTACCGCCGCCTGCTGGAGCTGAGCGCCGCCCCGGAGGGGGATCAAACAGCCCCGGGAGAGGGGGAGACGGGGGTCGCCGGCCTGGACGTGGTCAACATCGGGGATGTAGTGAAGATCGAGCCAGTGTGTGTGAGGAGCGGCCTGTACGAGGTGGATGTAGCCGAGGGGGAGTGTTATCCGGTCTACTGGAACC AGAGCGATAAAATCCCTGTGATGAGAGGGCAGTGGTTCATCGATGGGACATGGCAACCCCTCGATGAAGACGAGAGCAACTTGATTGAACAGGAACATCTCGCCTGTTTCAGGGGTCATCAGACGCACGACAACTTTGACCTGGAAGTGGCAAAGCCAGTGGACCACAAGGATG TTATCTACCACCTTGCTCCCTTCTCCCTTCCTTTCCTGTTCAATTGGAGAGGATATAACGAGAGCACAGGCGCCCCATGTGCTAAAAGAAAGCGATATGAAG CTGTCCACAGTTTAAAGTTAAGCCGCAGCCACGTGGACTGGCATAGTGTGGATGAAGTCTATCTCTACAGCGATGCAACTACTTCTAAAATCGCACGGACTGTTACCCAAAAGCTGGGATTCTCAAAGG cttcAAGCAGTGGCACCAGGCTCCATAGAGGTTATGTAGAAGAAGCTACATTTGAGGACAAGCCTGTCGACACAACCCACATAGTTTTTGTTGTTCACGGTATTGGACAGAAGATGGATCAAGGAAGAATTATCAAAAACACagcaat GATGAGAGAGACTGCAAGAAAGATTGAAGAGAAGCATTTTTCCAATCAGACTTCAGAGCATGTTGAGTTCCTTCCTGTGGAATGGCGATCCAAGCTTGCTCTGGACGGAG ATACAGTAGATTCCATTACACCAGATAAGGTACGTGGAATTCGGGACATGCTAAACAGCAGCGCAATGGACATTATGTACTATACCAGCCCCCTTTACAGAGATGAG TTAGTGAAAGGATTACAGCAGGAGCTGAACCGTTTATACAACTTGTTCTGCTCCCGGAACCCAGACTTTGAGGACAGAGGTGGCAAAGTGTCCATTGTGTCCCACTCCTTGGGATGTGTGATTACATATGATATCATGACTGGGTGGAATCCAGTCCATGTCTATGAACAGATGGACCAAGATGAGGAGCCTGAGGCCCAGTGGATTAGCTATGAAGAACAGCATCTCCTTCGAGAGCTTTTCCTGACCAAACAACG gtTAAAAGAACTGGAAGATAGATTACACGGACTTAAGAATTCTAATACCCCTGTTTTAAAATTTAAG GTTGAGAACTTTTTCTGCATGGGTTCACCCCTAGCTGTTTTCTTGGCATTGCGTGGAATCCGTCCTGGAAATCGTGGAACTCAAGATCATATTTTACCGAGAGCGATTTGTAACCGTTTATGTAATGTATTTCACCCTGCAGATCCAGTG GCCTACAGACTCGAGCCATTAATTTTGAAGCACTACAGCAACATTTCACCTGTCCAGATCCACTCCTCCAACACCACAAATCCCATTCCATATAAGCATATGAGACCGAGTCTCATCAACCCGTCCAAAGATACTACCTCAATGTCCGATACAGAAAGCATCCCGAGCCCAAGCACTTCACCGGTTCTGCCTCGAAGACACTATGGAGAGTCTATAACAAATATAGGCAAAGCAAGTATATTAG GTGCTGCTAGCATCGGAAAAGGCCTGGGGGGAATGTTGTTCTCAAGATTTGCACGTTCTAGTGCAACTACATCTCAAGGTTATGAAGTAAAAGAAGCAGCTGATGGGGAAGACAAAAAGTCAGCACAGAGTCAAAGTACTACAACATCCCAAACCATTCCACACAGCATCTCTGGCTCACTGGACACAG
- the DDHD1 gene encoding phospholipase DDHD1 isoform X2, whose amino-acid sequence MSHSGHRSPEKNGECDWEEEEEEEDGEAEGEEGQDHRCSSSRRRRRSPMSRGLELHLTGHDFPPVPGLAGSPSEGEDGEDSLQLPGRRRTRSSSSRPRYEIVTELGAEEVRWFYKEEKKSWKPFIGYDSLRIELAYRRLLELSAAPEGDQTAPGEGETGVAGLDVVNIGDVVKIEPVCVRSGLYEVDVAEGECYPVYWNQSDKIPVMRGQWFIDGTWQPLDEDESNLIEQEHLACFRGHQTHDNFDLEVAKPVDHKDAVHSLKLSRSHVDWHSVDEVYLYSDATTSKIARTVTQKLGFSKASSSGTRLHRGYVEEATFEDKPVDTTHIVFVVHGIGQKMDQGRIIKNTAMMRETARKIEEKHFSNQTSEHVEFLPVEWRSKLALDGDTVDSITPDKVRGIRDMLNSSAMDIMYYTSPLYRDELVKGLQQELNRLYNLFCSRNPDFEDRGGKVSIVSHSLGCVITYDIMTGWNPVHVYEQMDQDEEPEAQWISYEEQHLLRELFLTKQRLKELEDRLHGLKNSNTPVLKFKVENFFCMGSPLAVFLALRGIRPGNRGTQDHILPRAICNRLCNVFHPADPVAYRLEPLILKHYSNISPVQIHSSNTTNPIPYKHMRPSLINPSKDTTSMSDTESIPSPSTSPVLPRRHYGESITNIGKASILGAASIGKGLGGMLFSRFARSSATTSQGYEVKEAADGEDKKSAQSQSTTTSQTIPHSISGSLDTVDLEHRIDFELREGLVESRYWSAMTSHTAYWSSMDVALFLLTFLYKDGQLDDEDKLGVDEL is encoded by the exons ATGAGTCACTCCGGGCACCGGTCACCGGAGAAGAACGGTGAGTGCGactgggaggaggaagaagaagaagaggacggGGAGGCCGAGGGAGAGGAGGGGCAGGATCACCGGTGTTCCTCCTCCCGTCGCCGCCGCCGTTCTCCCATGTCCCGGGGCCTGGAGCTGCACCTGACTGGCCACGATTTCCCCCCGGTGCCGGGTCTGGCCGGGTCCCCCTCAGAGGGCGAGGATGGGGAGGATAGTCTGCAGCTCCCGGGCAGGCGGCGGACCCGCTCCAGCAGTTCCCGGCCCCGCTATGAGATTGTCACGGAGCTTGGCGCGGAGGAGGTGCGCTGGTTCtacaaggaggagaagaagagctGGAAACCCTTCATCGGCTACGACTCCCTGCGCATTGAGTTAGCTTACCGCCGCCTGCTGGAGCTGAGCGCCGCCCCGGAGGGGGATCAAACAGCCCCGGGAGAGGGGGAGACGGGGGTCGCCGGCCTGGACGTGGTCAACATCGGGGATGTAGTGAAGATCGAGCCAGTGTGTGTGAGGAGCGGCCTGTACGAGGTGGATGTAGCCGAGGGGGAGTGTTATCCGGTCTACTGGAACC AGAGCGATAAAATCCCTGTGATGAGAGGGCAGTGGTTCATCGATGGGACATGGCAACCCCTCGATGAAGACGAGAGCAACTTGATTGAACAGGAACATCTCGCCTGTTTCAGGGGTCATCAGACGCACGACAACTTTGACCTGGAAGTGGCAAAGCCAGTGGACCACAAGGATG CTGTCCACAGTTTAAAGTTAAGCCGCAGCCACGTGGACTGGCATAGTGTGGATGAAGTCTATCTCTACAGCGATGCAACTACTTCTAAAATCGCACGGACTGTTACCCAAAAGCTGGGATTCTCAAAGG cttcAAGCAGTGGCACCAGGCTCCATAGAGGTTATGTAGAAGAAGCTACATTTGAGGACAAGCCTGTCGACACAACCCACATAGTTTTTGTTGTTCACGGTATTGGACAGAAGATGGATCAAGGAAGAATTATCAAAAACACagcaat GATGAGAGAGACTGCAAGAAAGATTGAAGAGAAGCATTTTTCCAATCAGACTTCAGAGCATGTTGAGTTCCTTCCTGTGGAATGGCGATCCAAGCTTGCTCTGGACGGAG ATACAGTAGATTCCATTACACCAGATAAGGTACGTGGAATTCGGGACATGCTAAACAGCAGCGCAATGGACATTATGTACTATACCAGCCCCCTTTACAGAGATGAG TTAGTGAAAGGATTACAGCAGGAGCTGAACCGTTTATACAACTTGTTCTGCTCCCGGAACCCAGACTTTGAGGACAGAGGTGGCAAAGTGTCCATTGTGTCCCACTCCTTGGGATGTGTGATTACATATGATATCATGACTGGGTGGAATCCAGTCCATGTCTATGAACAGATGGACCAAGATGAGGAGCCTGAGGCCCAGTGGATTAGCTATGAAGAACAGCATCTCCTTCGAGAGCTTTTCCTGACCAAACAACG gtTAAAAGAACTGGAAGATAGATTACACGGACTTAAGAATTCTAATACCCCTGTTTTAAAATTTAAG GTTGAGAACTTTTTCTGCATGGGTTCACCCCTAGCTGTTTTCTTGGCATTGCGTGGAATCCGTCCTGGAAATCGTGGAACTCAAGATCATATTTTACCGAGAGCGATTTGTAACCGTTTATGTAATGTATTTCACCCTGCAGATCCAGTG GCCTACAGACTCGAGCCATTAATTTTGAAGCACTACAGCAACATTTCACCTGTCCAGATCCACTCCTCCAACACCACAAATCCCATTCCATATAAGCATATGAGACCGAGTCTCATCAACCCGTCCAAAGATACTACCTCAATGTCCGATACAGAAAGCATCCCGAGCCCAAGCACTTCACCGGTTCTGCCTCGAAGACACTATGGAGAGTCTATAACAAATATAGGCAAAGCAAGTATATTAG GTGCTGCTAGCATCGGAAAAGGCCTGGGGGGAATGTTGTTCTCAAGATTTGCACGTTCTAGTGCAACTACATCTCAAGGTTATGAAGTAAAAGAAGCAGCTGATGGGGAAGACAAAAAGTCAGCACAGAGTCAAAGTACTACAACATCCCAAACCATTCCACACAGCATCTCTGGCTCACTGGACACAG